Proteins encoded by one window of Thermodesulfobacteriota bacterium:
- a CDS encoding KH domain-containing protein, protein MKDLIGYIAKALVDHPEDVTVSEVEGNQTSVLELKVAKEDLGKVIGKQGRTARAMRTILSAASAKIKKRTVLEIIE, encoded by the coding sequence ATGAAAGATCTGATTGGTTACATCGCTAAAGCACTGGTTGACCACCCTGAAGACGTCACGGTTTCCGAGGTTGAGGGCAATCAAACCTCGGTACTTGAGCTTAAAGTTGCCAAAGAGGATCTTGGCAAGGTTATCGGTAAGCAGGGAAGAACTGCGCGGGCAATGAGGACTATTTTAAGCGCAGCTTCCGCCAAGATAAAAAAGCGCACGGTTCTCGAGATTATAGAATAA
- a CDS encoding RNA methyltransferase, which yields MNDSKNSNLPNLYVALLHYPVVNKNGDVIASAVTNLDLHDIARAAKTYGIKSFYVVTPLADQKALVEKIVSHWTEGLGARYNPTRREALKLIRTEETLEKVYDDIRNSCSVSPKTVVTSAKNRFKSISYGELRGLLKNGKPYLLLMGTAWGLSDGFIAGVDYVLAPIKGTADYNHLSVRSATAVILDRLLANET from the coding sequence GTGAACGATTCTAAAAATTCAAATTTACCAAATCTTTATGTGGCCCTGCTTCACTATCCGGTGGTTAATAAAAACGGCGATGTCATTGCGTCTGCGGTTACAAATCTGGATTTGCATGATATTGCCAGGGCGGCAAAAACATACGGAATAAAATCATTTTATGTGGTGACACCCCTTGCAGACCAGAAAGCACTGGTGGAAAAAATTGTATCTCACTGGACCGAAGGCTTGGGTGCCAGGTATAATCCAACCAGGCGGGAAGCCTTGAAACTGATCCGTACAGAGGAGACTTTAGAAAAAGTTTATGACGATATTCGTAACAGCTGCAGTGTTTCACCCAAGACCGTTGTCACCAGTGCCAAAAACCGTTTTAAAAGTATAAGTTATGGTGAGCTTCGGGGCTTGTTAAAAAACGGTAAGCCATATCTCCTATTGATGGGCACAGCATGGGGGCTTTCGGACGGCTTTATTGCTGGCGTGGATTATGTGCTTGCGCCTATTAAGGGAACTGCGGACTACAATCACCTCTCGGTGAGGTCCGCTACGGCTGTTATTCTGGACAGATTATTGGCAAATGAAACATAA
- the rpsP gene encoding 30S ribosomal protein S16, translating into MSVKIRLARHGAKKRPFYRIVVADNESPRDGRYLESVGTYNPLVEPVEVSVKKERIKYWMGQGAIPSDTVKSLLKKEGFFAMNK; encoded by the coding sequence ATGTCAGTAAAAATCAGATTGGCCAGACATGGAGCAAAAAAAAGACCGTTTTACCGAATAGTTGTTGCTGATAATGAAAGCCCAAGGGATGGCAGGTATTTAGAAAGCGTGGGCACCTATAACCCTCTGGTGGAACCGGTAGAAGTTTCTGTTAAAAAGGAACGGATCAAATACTGGATGGGTCAGGGTGCCATTCCTTCAGATACCGTAAAAAGTCTTTTGAAAAAAGAAGGGTTTTTTGCTATGAATAAATAG
- the trmD gene encoding tRNA (guanosine(37)-N1)-methyltransferase TrmD, protein MNFIALTIFPEMFRLFSDHGIIRKAIEEKKIRVSAINIRDFALDKHHVTDDRPYGGGCGMLMKPEPVAGAIRAAKKEVPSAKTILLTPAGRVFDHQLANEFKCYSGLILVCGRYEGMDERICQEFIDHEVSLGDYVLTGGELAAMVLIDAVTRLIPGILGGSDSAAKDSFSGGLLEHAQYTRPRNFEGEEVPEVLLSGHHREIEKWRMETSLIRTFLKRKDLLQKRPLDNGEIEILQKWCQDIEKIINLNQGGHEKPKS, encoded by the coding sequence ATGAATTTTATCGCCCTGACCATCTTCCCTGAGATGTTTCGTCTGTTTTCAGACCATGGGATTATAAGAAAAGCGATAGAAGAGAAAAAGATCCGGGTGTCAGCCATAAATATCAGAGATTTTGCGCTGGATAAACACCATGTGACAGATGACAGACCATACGGCGGCGGGTGCGGTATGCTCATGAAACCGGAGCCGGTTGCAGGTGCCATACGGGCTGCAAAAAAAGAAGTGCCATCGGCAAAAACCATCCTGCTTACGCCGGCCGGGCGTGTTTTTGATCACCAATTGGCCAATGAATTCAAATGTTACAGCGGGCTTATCCTGGTTTGCGGGCGCTACGAGGGTATGGATGAGCGGATCTGCCAAGAGTTCATCGATCACGAAGTTTCTTTGGGGGATTATGTGCTGACCGGTGGCGAACTTGCTGCCATGGTCCTCATTGATGCAGTGACCCGACTGATCCCAGGAATCCTCGGTGGCAGCGATTCGGCGGCGAAGGATTCATTTTCAGGCGGTCTTCTGGAGCATGCACAATACACCAGACCGCGCAATTTTGAAGGAGAAGAGGTTCCGGAAGTCCTGTTGTCCGGACACCACCGAGAGATAGAGAAGTGGCGTATGGAAACATCACTTATCCGGACCTTTTTGAAGAGAAAGGACTTGCTACAAAAAAGGCCTTTGGATAATGGGGAAATAGAAATTCTGCAAAAATGGTGTCAAGATATTGAAAAAATAATCAATTTAAACCAGGGAGGACATGAAAAACCAAAAAGTTAA
- the rlmN gene encoding 23S rRNA (adenine(2503)-C(2))-methyltransferase RlmN, producing MLFADKDNTDIKELSAKHLASWLKNNGIEPYRSVQILKWIYLKQADSFDLMTDLSKEVRKLLSDHFSIKRLEKVTTKISQDGSRKYLFRLQDGNHIESVLIPEKDHYTLCISSQVGCAQGCRFCLTAKDGFTRNLTKGEIVSQIRDVKKNHAGPKPVTNIVFMGMGEPLANYKNVVDAVDIILNNSFGLGFSSRKVTISTAGLVQKLSDLGKETEVNLAVSLNATDNDTRSRLMPINKKYPIEKLLDACRRYHLKPRRRITFEYILLKGINDSSEDAYRLVKLLRPIRAKINLIPFNEYEGSVFRRPEESVLNRFLEILHQNGYTAIIRHSKGRDICAACGQLRAKIGRS from the coding sequence ATGTTATTCGCCGACAAAGACAACACAGATATTAAAGAACTGTCAGCTAAGCACCTGGCGTCATGGCTTAAGAATAATGGAATTGAGCCTTACCGATCGGTACAGATTTTAAAGTGGATCTATCTTAAGCAGGCGGATTCATTTGACCTCATGACCGATTTAAGCAAAGAGGTTAGAAAACTCCTGTCCGACCATTTTTCCATCAAGCGCCTGGAAAAAGTAACCACCAAAATATCGCAGGATGGTTCCAGAAAATATCTTTTCAGGCTTCAAGACGGAAATCATATTGAAAGCGTCCTTATCCCTGAAAAAGATCACTATACGCTCTGCATATCCAGCCAGGTAGGCTGTGCCCAGGGGTGCCGCTTCTGTCTTACCGCCAAAGACGGATTTACGCGTAATCTTACCAAAGGTGAAATTGTTAGCCAGATACGTGATGTGAAAAAAAATCATGCGGGCCCAAAACCGGTAACCAACATTGTTTTCATGGGAATGGGTGAACCTCTGGCAAATTATAAAAACGTGGTTGATGCCGTTGACATCATTTTAAACAACAGCTTTGGCCTTGGGTTTTCCAGTCGCAAGGTAACGATCTCAACAGCGGGTCTGGTTCAAAAGCTTTCGGATCTTGGCAAAGAAACAGAGGTTAATCTGGCTGTATCCTTAAATGCCACCGACAATGACACGCGCAGCCGGCTCATGCCGATAAATAAAAAATATCCCATTGAAAAGTTGCTGGATGCCTGCCGCAGGTATCATTTAAAACCCCGCAGAAGAATTACCTTTGAATATATTCTGTTAAAAGGAATAAACGATTCCTCTGAAGATGCCTATCGGTTGGTTAAACTGCTCCGGCCGATCAGGGCCAAAATAAACCTGATTCCTTTTAATGAGTATGAAGGAAGCGTTTTCAGACGGCCGGAAGAATCGGTTTTAAACCGATTTCTTGAGATTCTGCACCAAAACGGCTATACGGCCATCATTCGCCACAGCAAGGGGCGGGACATATGTGCGGCATGCGGGCAGCTCAGAGCGAAAATTGGGAGATCATGA
- the ffh gene encoding signal recognition particle protein: MFENLSDKLALVFKKLKGHGKLSEKNIEEGLKEVRMALLEADVHYRVVKKFIADIKERALGQEVMSSLTPGQQVIKIVNDELTRLMGSSHEALNLSGPKPVSIMLVGLQGSGKTTTCGKIAVFLRGKGRQPYLVPADVYRPAAIDQLQKLGEQVNVSVFPSTMEMDPVTICKDARTAAQKEGCDTLILDTAGRLHIDEELMAELVNIKGVLKPSDILLVADAMTGQDAVNISKSFDDALGIGGVVLTKMDGDARGGAALSIKSITHKPIKFVGVGEKLSDLEPFHPDRMSSSILGMGDVLTFIEKAQSMVDEKNAAEIEKKLRKSQFTLEDFRDQMVQIRKMGSVSDLLKMIPGVGNSKHMKNLKVDDRELVKVEAMINSMTTQERHKHTIINGSRRKRIAKGSGTRVQDVNRLLKNYTQVMKMMKKFNKGGMRSMGRGMLPF; this comes from the coding sequence ATGTTTGAAAATTTAAGTGATAAACTTGCCCTGGTATTTAAAAAGCTCAAAGGGCATGGGAAATTAAGTGAGAAAAATATTGAGGAGGGTTTAAAAGAAGTACGTATGGCCCTGCTTGAAGCCGATGTCCACTATCGAGTGGTTAAAAAGTTTATTGCTGATATAAAGGAACGCGCTCTGGGCCAGGAGGTCATGTCAAGCCTGACGCCGGGCCAGCAGGTCATTAAAATTGTTAATGATGAATTAACCCGACTGATGGGCTCGAGCCATGAAGCATTAAACCTTTCAGGCCCAAAACCGGTTTCCATCATGTTGGTTGGTTTGCAGGGATCAGGCAAGACCACCACCTGCGGGAAAATTGCTGTTTTTTTAAGAGGGAAGGGGCGGCAGCCTTACCTGGTTCCGGCAGATGTTTATCGTCCTGCTGCCATTGATCAACTCCAAAAGCTGGGGGAACAGGTAAATGTTTCCGTATTCCCTTCGACCATGGAAATGGACCCGGTGACCATATGCAAAGATGCCCGAACGGCAGCTCAAAAAGAAGGATGTGATACGCTGATTCTTGATACCGCTGGCCGTTTGCATATTGATGAAGAGTTGATGGCAGAGCTGGTAAATATTAAGGGTGTTCTCAAACCGTCTGACATACTGCTGGTGGCGGATGCCATGACAGGTCAGGATGCGGTAAATATCTCAAAATCATTTGATGACGCTCTGGGTATCGGCGGTGTCGTCCTGACTAAAATGGATGGTGATGCTCGGGGCGGAGCAGCCCTTTCCATCAAGTCCATTACCCATAAACCGATCAAATTTGTCGGTGTCGGTGAAAAATTAAGCGATCTGGAGCCTTTTCATCCGGACAGAATGTCTTCCAGTATTCTGGGGATGGGAGATGTCCTCACCTTTATTGAAAAAGCCCAGTCGATGGTTGATGAAAAAAATGCGGCTGAAATTGAAAAAAAGTTAAGAAAAAGCCAATTTACCTTGGAGGATTTTCGCGACCAGATGGTTCAGATTCGAAAAATGGGCTCCGTATCAGATTTGCTGAAGATGATTCCCGGGGTGGGAAACAGCAAGCACATGAAAAACCTTAAGGTGGATGATAGAGAACTCGTCAAGGTTGAAGCCATGATTAATTCCATGACGACCCAGGAACGACATAAACATACCATTATAAATGGCAGTCGCAGAAAAAGAATTGCCAAAGGAAGCGGAACCCGTGTTCAAGATGTAAACAGACTTTTGAAAAATTACACCCAGGTAATGAAAATGATGAAAAAATTTAACAAAGGCGGTATGCGGTCAATGGGCCGTGGAATGCTGCCTTTTTAA
- the rimM gene encoding ribosome maturation factor RimM (Essential for efficient processing of 16S rRNA): protein MKESFLLIGKITGAHGIKGTSKVYVYSESLSAFESDRLILLKNPEGLEKTYEINWVKPHARGFLLSLKGVSCREEAKTLIGSELFINKEKLPELEDGTYYWFDIIGLAVYTIEDQYLGRVESIIPTGSNDVYVVKDTAGCREVMVPALESVVKKIDFNLKIMQVDLPEGL from the coding sequence GTGAAGGAAAGCTTTCTTCTCATTGGCAAAATCACGGGGGCTCATGGTATCAAGGGAACCAGTAAGGTCTACGTATATTCTGAATCGTTATCTGCTTTTGAATCTGATAGACTTATCCTTTTAAAAAACCCCGAAGGGCTGGAAAAAACATATGAGATAAATTGGGTGAAGCCTCATGCGCGGGGCTTTTTATTATCTTTGAAGGGGGTAAGCTGCCGTGAAGAGGCCAAAACACTTATTGGGTCCGAGCTTTTTATCAATAAAGAAAAGCTCCCCGAACTGGAAGACGGTACCTACTACTGGTTCGATATCATCGGTTTGGCGGTATATACCATTGAAGATCAATATTTGGGCCGCGTTGAATCAATCATTCCCACCGGGAGCAACGATGTGTATGTGGTAAAGGATACCGCCGGTTGCCGTGAAGTGATGGTTCCCGCACTCGAATCCGTGGTGAAGAAAATCGATTTCAACTTAAAAATAATGCAGGTCGATCTGCCGGAAGGTTTATGA